The following are encoded in a window of Centroberyx gerrardi isolate f3 chromosome 1, fCenGer3.hap1.cur.20231027, whole genome shotgun sequence genomic DNA:
- the LOC139929182 gene encoding uncharacterized protein LOC139929182, giving the protein MSAELYSASGPHGNNANLHSTAVGGSKPLHRFIRGQPKIIGIVLLVLGSSFFILSISMAEGSFHNVWRSFAPGFWLGALFITCGILYILTEHNPTKKTVTISLALSIVALLGAFWAAFMSILPSMAHSSYLRSYEIIHHDDNGTEIVEVDWSAHYEAMIFTLEAIFEFYIFVGAVIFIVMSSLAGAALRSSKTQALVVMTATPPTE; this is encoded by the exons ATGTCTGCTGAGCTGTATTCTGCGAGTGGACCGCATGGGAATAATGCAAATCTCCACAGCACTGCAGTGGGGGGCAGCAAACCTCTACACCGCTTCATTCGGGGGCAGCCCAAAATTATTGGA ATTGTTCTGCTGGTCTTGGGCTCGtctttcttcatcctctccatctccatggCGGAGGGATCTTTTCACAACGTGTGGAGAAGCTTCGCACCTGGCTTCTGGCTGGGAGCACTG TTCATCACATGTGGGATTCTATATATTTTGACAGAGCACAACCCAACCAAGAAAACA gtAACCATATCTTTGGCTCTAAGCATCGTGGCCTTGCTGGGGGCATTTTGGGCGGCTTTCATGAGCATCCTTCCCAGCATGGCCCACAGCTCCTACTTGAGGAGTTATGAAATTATTCACCATGACGACAACGGCACAGAGATTGTGGAGGTTGATTGGTCAGCACATTATGAG gCCATGATATTCACTCTGGAGGCGATCTTCGAGTTCTATATCTTTGTGGGTGCAGTTATCTtcattgtgatgtcatcactggCCGGGGCCGCCCTGCGTTCCAGCAAGACTCAG gcaCTTGTAGTGATGACCGCCACGCCACCGACTGaatga